In Immundisolibacter sp., the genomic stretch AACCGTCCCATAGTTTCATCCGCTTCCTGGGCATCGGTGAGTCCAGCCTGGCCGAAGCCATGCGGCCATGGGCCGACAACAACGTCGAAGTCGGTTACCGGGCGTTGTTCCCAGAGCTGGAGCTCAAGCTCTACGACGTCAGCGCACAGCAGATGCTGAGCCTGCGCCAGTTCGTGCTGGAGCGCTTTGGCGACTACCTGCTGGATTTCAGCCCCCGCAGCACGGCCGAGCTTTTTGCCATGTACCTGACCGAAACCGGACAGACTGTGGCCGTGGCTGAGTCCTGTACCGGTGGCCTGGTCGGCAAGATCATCACCGATCTGCCCGGTGCGTCAGCCTATTTCCTGGGCGGCGTGGTGTCCTACGCCAACAGTGCCAAGCATGATCTCCTGGGCGTGGACGCGGCCAGTATCGCGGCCCATGGCGCGGTTAGCGAACCAGTTGCCCGGCAGATGGCAAGTGGCGTGCGTGAGCGCTTTGGCGCCGACATCGGGCTCGCCATTACCGGCATTGCGGGCCCCGCGGGCGGCACTGACGAGAAGCCGGTCGGCACTGTCTGGCTGGGTCGGGCGGACGGCGCAGGCAGTGGCGCGCGACACCGGCAATTTGTGCGTGGCCGCGAATGGGTGCGTATCTTCGCCGCCCACGATGCCATGCGCTGGTTGATGAGTGATTGGCTGAGCGCGCGCTGGCGGGCCGCGGTCGACGGTGGCTGAAGAACCTGCCGCCAGTCGGCTGACCGACCTCATCGCCGACGATTCGCAGGCGCGCCTGACCTGGCGACCGTTGTTCTGGTTCAATTTATTGCGCCTGGTCACGGCCGCACTGCTGCTGGGGCTGACGCTTATCGAGCCGCCGCTGAAGCCACTGGGGATGACTGCCCCGGAGCTTTATCGCCTGGCGGCGGTGGCTTATCTGGCCAGTGCCGTGGCCGGTTTCGCGGTGCTTGCCCTGCGCTGGCCGCGGTTCAACCTGCAAGTCACCCTGCTGGTCATGGTCGACGTGGTGGCCATTACAGTGCTTGCGCATGCCAGTGGCGGTTTGCCTAGCGGGCTGGGCATCCTGTTGCTGATTGTGGTCGCCGGTGGTGGGCTTCTGGTGTCGGGCCGGCTGGCTTTTTTGTATGCCGCCATGGCGGCGTTGGCGGTCCTCGGCGAAAGTCTGTATCGCGTGAACCTGACCGACCAGGTTCCGACCTACGCGCAGGCTGGCCTGCTGGGTGCTTCGTGTTTTGGCGCGGCGGCGCTGGCGTACGAAATGGCCCGTCGGGTACGGCGCAGCGCCACGCTGGCGAGCCGACGCCAGGGCGAGGCGGTGGTGCTGGCTCGCCTGAACGATGAGATCATCCAGCGCATGCAGACCGGGGTGCTGGTAGTGGATCAGGAGCGTCGCGTGCGGCTCGCCAACCGCTCCGCCGAGCGTCTTCTCGGGAGTACCCTTGACCCGGGATGTACGGTCGCCGAGCTGTCACTGCAACTGGGGCGTTCGCTCACCTTGTGGCAGGCCGGTCGTGATCCGCTGGTGTCTGGCGGGAGCGACGCTTACGCGCCCCGTTTCGCCGCACTGGGCAGTGGCCAGGCCGCCGACACCCTGATTTTTCTGGACGACACCGCGGCGGTGAACCAGCAAGCGCAGCTGCTCAAGCTGGCCGCGCTCGGGCGCCTGGTGGCGAGCATCGCGCACCAGGTGCGCAATCCCCTGGGCGCAATCAGCCACGCCGCGCAGTTGCTCGCCGAAGACGCCCAGTTGGGCGCTGACCAGCAACGGCTGGTGTCGATTACCCTGCGTCAAACGGAGCGGGTGAATCGGATCATCGAAGAAGTACTGGCGTTGGGTCGCCCGCAGCCGGTCGAGATCGAACTGCTGGATCTGGGGCCCTGGCTGGAACAGTCGATTGACGCCTACTGTGCGAGCCATCAGGTGCCACGCACCGCCATTGCGCTGGAAGCCAGTTCTGGTGTTGTAACGCGTGGAGCGCCCGGGCAGCTGCAGCAGGTGCTGGAGAACCTGCTCGACAACGGGCTGCGTTACGCGGCTGATGCTGTACCTCCCCAGGTGATCGTGCGAGTTCGCCAGTCGGTTTCGCTCAGCCGGCCGGTTATCGAGGTGGAAGATCGTGGTCCCGGCGTGCCGACGGAGGAACATGCGCATCTGTTCGAGCCGTTTCACACCAGCCGGGCCGACGGCACCGGCCTGGGCTTGTTCATGGCGCGTGAACTGTGTACCGCCAATCAGGCGCGTATCGAGTATTACGCTCCGGCATTCGGCGGCGCGGGCTTTCGCATCGTGCTGGCGGACCGTCGGCGCCGGCAGTTGATATGAACGTGGCCACCGACGAAGTGCCGCGGGTGTTGATTGTCGACGACGAGCCGGACCTGTGCGAGCTGCTGGCGATTACCCTGCAGGGCATGGGGCTGACCAGCGACAGCGCCGGCACCTTGAAGGCGGCGCGAGCAGCCCTGGCGCAGGGTCCCTATCGCTTGTGCCTGTGTGATCTGCGCCTGCCGGACGGCAGTGGGCTGGAGTTGATCGAGCAGATTCAGCGCACGCTGCCGCAGATGCCCGTGGCGATGATTACCGCCCATGGCGATGTCGACGCCGCGGTGGCAGCGATGAAGGCCGGCGCCTTTGATTTTGTCAGCAAGCCGGTCAACGTGGCAGCCTTGCGTGGCTTGGTAGACACCGCGCTGCGCCTGTCGCGGGTACGCGCCGAACAGGTCACGGCACCGACGCTGACCGGCGATTCGGCAGTAATGCAGGCGCTGCGAGTCACGCTGGCGAAACTCGCGCGCAGTCAGGCGCCGGTGTTCATCCGCGGCGAGTCGGGGGTCGACAAGGAGCGCGTGGCGCACCTGATCCATGCCCAGGGCCCGCGCGCCAGCGGGCCGTTTGTGCCGGTGAATTGCGGTGCCATTCCCGAAAATCTCCTGGAAAGCGAGCTGTTTGGGCACATCAAGGGCAGTTTTACCGGTGCCAGTGCCGACCGCGAGGGTCTGTTTCAGGCCGCCGATGGCGGTACGTTGTTTCTGGATGAGATCGGCGCCGTGCCACCGGGAATGCAGGTCAAGCTGCTGCGCGCACTGCAGGAGCGGGCGGTGCGGCCAGTCGGTGCCCGCCAGGAAGTGCCGGTGGACGTGCGGGTATTGAGCGCGACCCATGAAGACCTGGCCGCTTTGGTCAGTAGCGGGCGTGTGCGGCAGGATTTTTACTACCGGATCAACGTGATCGAGGTCATGGTGCCGCCGCTGCGCGAGCGCGGCGAGGACATTGCGCCACTCGCCGTCGACTTGTTGCGGCGCATCGCCGGCGGCGAGCGCCTGAGCCTGACATCCAAAGCATTGGAGGTCCTGCAGGGTTATGCCTTTCCCGGCAACGTGCGGGAACTCGAAAACATTCTCGAGCGCGCCGCGGCGCTGTGCGAGGGCGCG encodes the following:
- a CDS encoding CinA family nicotinamide mononucleotide deamidase-related protein, whose product is MQAIDRNPAIPTRITPQPGKFTARGAARHTAAGRADLPPHRVSTLTSHSLTACIVSTGEEVLRGELLDSNSAELSRQLGEAGFTVQLMLTAGDRRGDLDFVLRTSLERADWVFMTGGLGPTEDDLTAEVVGELAGVALEFDLPSWQHVEQRFAEFGIPLTDNNRKQALFPTGAQILANPNGTAPGFVAELTLAGARKRIVALPGPPREMQPMLRDFLASLPQARKPSHSFIRFLGIGESSLAEAMRPWADNNVEVGYRALFPELELKLYDVSAQQMLSLRQFVLERFGDYLLDFSPRSTAELFAMYLTETGQTVAVAESCTGGLVGKIITDLPGASAYFLGGVVSYANSAKHDLLGVDAASIAAHGAVSEPVARQMASGVRERFGADIGLAITGIAGPAGGTDEKPVGTVWLGRADGAGSGARHRQFVRGREWVRIFAAHDAMRWLMSDWLSARWRAAVDGG
- a CDS encoding PAS domain-containing sensor histidine kinase: MAEEPAASRLTDLIADDSQARLTWRPLFWFNLLRLVTAALLLGLTLIEPPLKPLGMTAPELYRLAAVAYLASAVAGFAVLALRWPRFNLQVTLLVMVDVVAITVLAHASGGLPSGLGILLLIVVAGGGLLVSGRLAFLYAAMAALAVLGESLYRVNLTDQVPTYAQAGLLGASCFGAAALAYEMARRVRRSATLASRRQGEAVVLARLNDEIIQRMQTGVLVVDQERRVRLANRSAERLLGSTLDPGCTVAELSLQLGRSLTLWQAGRDPLVSGGSDAYAPRFAALGSGQAADTLIFLDDTAAVNQQAQLLKLAALGRLVASIAHQVRNPLGAISHAAQLLAEDAQLGADQQRLVSITLRQTERVNRIIEEVLALGRPQPVEIELLDLGPWLEQSIDAYCASHQVPRTAIALEASSGVVTRGAPGQLQQVLENLLDNGLRYAADAVPPQVIVRVRQSVSLSRPVIEVEDRGPGVPTEEHAHLFEPFHTSRADGTGLGLFMARELCTANQARIEYYAPAFGGAGFRIVLADRRRRQLI
- a CDS encoding sigma-54-dependent transcriptional regulator, giving the protein MNVATDEVPRVLIVDDEPDLCELLAITLQGMGLTSDSAGTLKAARAALAQGPYRLCLCDLRLPDGSGLELIEQIQRTLPQMPVAMITAHGDVDAAVAAMKAGAFDFVSKPVNVAALRGLVDTALRLSRVRAEQVTAPTLTGDSAVMQALRVTLAKLARSQAPVFIRGESGVDKERVAHLIHAQGPRASGPFVPVNCGAIPENLLESELFGHIKGSFTGASADREGLFQAADGGTLFLDEIGAVPPGMQVKLLRALQERAVRPVGARQEVPVDVRVLSATHEDLAALVSSGRVRQDFYYRINVIEVMVPPLRERGEDIAPLAVDLLRRIAGGERLSLTSKALEVLQGYAFPGNVRELENILERAAALCEGALIDAADLHLPKLFADPSGPTAGNGDLDSELGGVERERILEALLASRYNRSAAADRLGITLRQLRYRMLKLGIN